One Miscanthus floridulus cultivar M001 chromosome 11, ASM1932011v1, whole genome shotgun sequence DNA window includes the following coding sequences:
- the LOC136492323 gene encoding uncharacterized protein — translation MVQDDLFTQVAGTHASDTQKKLMHACNQTQPHGHLHELNPTSSALHSLTILAKACATNHARIEPLSKTIAKASDRKTKLPACLESTGVVRPEPPVHSSSISRAQVCPSNYSFRAQEQQPVEDTASQGEHINEYRAVSSTLQHETIETSNQVNRVEQDQGEYHSKATGWNLKRKRSGGTASGQKGKKKGLPCYPNGGPHLRRSARLSKKPENPINNEPAQQPAASNQCNSDLHLNIDKIISNLCRSPSPQLQMNQASSNQSGRVDAATGPPVSNHNASQDRQLPLCYSQLYPPEVPGEHWLDRSGDEQPHSPDARFHDVHMQGQWQQEDAQRAYSLLGSVVKSSGRRRGRGHQPTRLTQPRREVDRPVLTPNIIDKWDANSLSCDKVASTITVLLKQKYPGSTYLPAGQRRKHGPNGEMVLHWQQYPQETRDVSPWLILNEFLQRYKWAPGREAECLKVFERRAARQFASILSQEKRNVRAKFAAVDKSNETSGAHRSNGHAESEEEDQEEEEPKDQQALERSDDEDPLLWKPFPPAWMLPNWWERLCEHWAKEEVLKMSSQNRKNRFTKGRAHHTPGSRSIAMHRQLMVIENGGMPVSELEVFNKTHRRKGGTGEFVSERAKRTVEGFTKRMEEAGDRNIDPHVAWVQQVGGRNRGRYYGLTGVIDKDKVDEVAKSMPDCFGKNGQRQKFTQEQVQQMINQALQGLNETWEQKFKSLEQSVRGVPPLGSDPKHAPGSSAAREGGQEDQLRHLDASYSHTGGSDADDDVEVVSTSV, via the exons ATGGTGCAGGATGACTTATTCACCCAGGTTGCAGGGACCCATGCGTCAGACACCCAAAAAAaactgatgcatgcatgcaaccaaacacaacCCCACGGCCACCTGCACGAGCTCAACCCGACTTCTTCGGCTCTGCACAGCCTGACCATCCTGGCAAAGGCTtgtgcaaccaatcacgcccgtATTGAACCACTTAGTAAGACTATTGCAAAGGCTAGCGACAGGAAGACTAAATTGCCTGCTTGTCTTGAATCTACTGGCGTGGTACGTCCAGAGCCTCCCGTACACTCAAGCTCAATCTCCCGGGCACAAGTTTGTCCTTCCAATTATTCATTTCGTGCCCAAGAACAGCAACCTGTGGAGGACACTGCAAGTCAAGGGGAGCACATAAATGAATATCGAGCTGTATCAAGTACCCTCCAGCATGAAACAATAGAGACCTCAAATCAAGTCAACCGTGTTGAACAGGACCAAGGTGAGTATCACAGCAAGGCAACTGGATGGAATCTGAAGAGGAAAAGGAGCGGTGGGACTGCCAGTGGTCAGAAGGGGAAAAAGAAGGGCTTGCCTTGTTATCCAAATGGAGGCCCCCATCTTAGGCGTAGTGCACGTTTGTCAAAGAAGCCAGAAAATCCTATCAACAATGAgcctgcccagcagccagctgcTTCGAATCAATGTAATTCAGATTTACATCTAAACATTGATAAAATCATTTCCAATCTGTGTCGCAGTCCATCGCCTCAGCTTCAAATGAATCAAGCAAGCTCAAACCAGTCAGGCAGAGTTGATGCAGCCACTGGACCACCTGTGTCAAATCATAATGCATCTCAAGATAGGCAACTCCCACTCTGCTACAGTCAATTGTACCCTCCAGAGGTCCCCGGTGAACACTGGCTTGATAGAAGTGGTGACGAGCAGCCACATTCACCAGATGCCCGATTTCATGATGTGCATATGCAAGGGCAATGGCAACAG GAGGATGCACAGAGGGCCTACTCCCTATTAGGATCTGTTGTCAAATCATCAGGGAGGCGTAGAGGACGTGGACATCAACCTACAAGACTAACCCAACCACGAAGGGAAGTTGACAGGCCTGTCTTGACACCTAATATTATTGA CAAATGGGATGCCAATTCActgagctg CGATAAGGTGGCCTCTACCATCACTGTTCTTTTGAAGCAGAAGTACCCTGGGTCTACCTATCTGCCAGCTGGTCAGCGAAGA aaacatggccccaaTGGAGAAATGGTTCTCCACTGGCAACAGTATCCTCAAGAAACAAGGGatgttagccctt ggcttatttTGAATGAATTTCTT CAACGCTACAAGTGGGCCCCTGGCCGAGAAGCAGAGTGTCTGAAGGTATTTGAACGCAGAGCAGCAAGGCAGTTTGCTTCTATCCTAAGCCAAGAGAAGCGCAATGTTAGAGCAAAGTTTGCTGCAGTAGACAAATCCAATGAAACTTCAGGTGCACATCGGTCCAACGGACATGCAGAGTCAGAAGAggaagatcaagaagaagaagaacccaaGGACCAGCaggcattagagagaagtgatgACGAAGACCCCTTGCTGTGGAAACCTTTCCCCCCTGCATGGATGCTTCCGAATTGGTGGGAAAGGTTATGCGAGCACTGGGCCAAAGAAGAAGTCTTAAAGATGTCTTCCCAGAACAGGAAGAACCGATTCACTAAAGGTCGTGCTCATCACACGCCGGGTTCACGGAGCATTGCCATGCACAGGCAGCTTATG GTTATAGAAAATGGTGGGATGCCAGTGTCAGAACTAGAGGTATTCAACAAGACCCATAGGCGTAAAGGTGGCACAGGGGAATTTGTCAGTGAGAGAGCAAAGCGAACTGTG GAGGGCTTCACGAAACGTATGGAGGAGGCTGGCGATAGGAACATAGACCCCCACGTTGCATGGGTGCAGCAAGTAGGGGGACGGAACCGTGGAAGGTACTATGGGCTCACTGGTGTCATTGACAAGGACAAGGTTGATGAAGTAGCAAAGTCCATGCCAGATTGTTTTGGTAAAAATGGGCAACGGCAGAAATTCACACAGGAGCAAGTGCAGCAGATGATTAATCAGGCCTTGCAGGGGTTAAATGAAACCTGGGAGCAGAAGTTTAAGTCCTTGGAGCAAAGTGTGCGTGGTGTGCCACCGTTAGGTAGTGATCCCAAG CATGCTCCTGGATCTTCTGCGGCTAGAGAGGGAGGCCAGGAGGATCAGTTAAGACATCTG
- the LOC136492324 gene encoding uncharacterized protein — translation MVDAEDTYLKNPEPENEHVGVDEEGLYLDIVPASYANVDTTDKKDEDYDLGSNSESDSMSDSDMDDELALATHAIKKEFEYNIEKSELGRYRAYCAGVEDGCNWRLHASTMSDKVTVKVNPCDHKCQSSRRIGKVKHATKFWICEKINDWLAEDPTVRPKELRRRLKDDWKISISYKKVYDGKALAMDELYGNWNESFDNLYRGQLCIACAVDGHKWMYPVAIGVIDSETNENWIWFMERLKEAIGTPPGLTFCTNCGQSVMIGVSEVFPNVEHRECMWHLVQNFKKRFSGKVFDEHLWAATYFWNSYMFGKHIKAMAEANPAAMTYLQQTHTKLWIRSQYSTLSKVDYVTNNLAESFNNWIKADKGLHLDDLMDTIRQKLLIKWNQRKKITHRMEGKILPHIISQLKEQSRNLDIDVVTSSLDGIAEVMARGGSTYRFVVNLKERTCSCRAWDISGLPWMTESPEFAMELSDTLSRRRQMQVDKINKDELREIWQQITDNSLDSRLQIFFDI, via the exons ATGGTAGATGCTGAGGATACTTATCTTAAGAATCCTGAACCAGAGAATGAACATGTGGGGGTTGATGAGGAGGGTTTATACCTTGACATAGTACCTGCTTCTTATGCAAATGTTGACACAACTGACAAAAAGGATGAAGATTATGATTTAGGTTCAAACTCTGAATCTGATTCTATGTCTGACTCCGATATGGATGATGAG TTAGCTCTTGCAACACATGCTATCAAGAAAGAATTTGAGTATAACATTGAAAAGAGTGAACTAGGGAGGTATCGGGCATACTGCGCGGGAGTGGAAGATGGTTGTAACTGGAGGCTTCATGCATCGACAATGAGTGATAAAGTTACT GTCAAGGTGAACCCTTGTGATCATAAATGTCAAAGTAGTAGGAGGATTGGGAAAGTCAAACATGCTACCAAGTTTTGGATTTGTGAGAAGATAAATGATTGGTTAGCTGAGGACCCCACTGTTCGGCCCAAAGAACTTAGGAGaagattgaaggatgattggaagATCAGTATCAGCTACAAGAAAGTGTATGATGGAAAGGCACTCGCTATGGACGAGTTGTATGGTAACTGGAATGAAAGTTTTGACAACTTGTACAG AGGTCAATTATGCATTGCTTGTGCAGTTGATGGGCATAAATGGATGTACCCAGTTGCTATAGGAGTCATTGATTCTGAAACCAACGAAAACTGGATTTGGTTCATGGAAAGGCTTAAGGAAGCTATAGGTACCCCACCTGGTCTGACCTTTTGCACAAATTGTGGTCAGTCAGTCATGATAGGAGTTAGTGAGGTATTCCCAAATGTAGAGCATAGAGAGTGCATGTGGCACTTGGTGCAGAATTTTAAGAAAAGGTTCAGTGGAAAAGTTTTTGATGAACATTTGTGGGCTGCTACTTATTTTTGGAATTCATATATGTTTGGAAAGCATATCAAGGCCATGGCTGAAGCAAATCCAGCAGCAATGACATACTTGCAGCAAACTCATACAAAACTGTGGATAAGAAGTCAGTACTCTACGTTGTCAAAAGTTGACTATGTCACCAATAATTTAGCAGAAAGCTTCAACAATTGGATAAAAGCTGATAAGGGGCTGCATCTAGATGACTTGATGGATACTATAAGACAGAAGCTTCTAATCAAGTGGAACCAGAGGAAAAAAATTACACATAGAATGGAAGGAAAAATTTTGCCACACATCATAAGTCAGCTAAAGGAGCAAAGTAGGAACCTTGACATTGATGTTGTGACTAGCTCACTTGATGGCATTGCAGAGGTTATGGCAAGGGGAGGTTCTACTTACAGGTTTGTTGTGAACCTAAAGGAAAGAACATGTTCTTGTAGAGCATGGGACATTTCTGGATTACCAT GGATGACGGAGTCGCCGGAGTTCGCGATGGAGCTTTCCGACACGCTGAGCCGCCGTCGGCAGATGCAGGTGgataagatcaacaaggatgAGCTGCGCGAGATCTGGCAGCAGATCACTGACAACAGCTTAGACTCGCGCCTCCAGATTTTCTTCGATATATAA
- the LOC136492326 gene encoding uncharacterized protein, producing the protein MKLTADKKRMDCQFAVGDQVLLKLQPYTQSSVANRPYPKLAYKYFGPYTVIQKVGTVVYRLQLPDNAQIHDVFHVSQLKPYTPDYTPIYDSLPVLSDLEAAKATPLEIMEHRVVKDNTAVPQVKLRWTGLPPSSTTWEDYYVVKHRFPDAPAWGQAASRAGGGVTPGPAPEGVTQE; encoded by the coding sequence ATGAAGCTGACAGCTGATAAGAAAAGAATGGACTGTCAGTTTGCAGTAGGGGATCAGGTGTTACTCAAGCTCCAGCCATACACTCAATCCAGTGTGGCCAACCGCCCTTATCCTAAGTTGGCTTACAAATATTTTGGCCCCTATACAGTGATTCAGAAAGTGGGCACAGTTGTTTATCGATTACAGTTACCTGACAATGCACAGATACATGATGTCTTTCATGTCTCCCAACTAAAACCTTACACACCTGACTACACACCTATATATGATTCTCTACCCGTTCTCTCAGACTTGGAGGCTGCCAAAGCTACACCCCTGGAGATCATGGAGCACAGGGTGGTGAAGGACAACACTGCTGTGCCCCAAGTCAAGCTCCGGTGGACGGGTCTGCCACCGTCGTCAACGACCTGGGAAGACTACTACGTCGTCAAGCACCGCTTCCCGGACGCACCAGCTTGGGGACAAGCTGCATCTCGGGCGGGGGGAGGTGTCACACCTGGACCTGCACCAGAAGGAGTGACACAGGAGTAG